The following coding sequences are from one Deltaproteobacteria bacterium window:
- a CDS encoding helix-turn-helix transcriptional regulator, which produces MKSIHPDYPLLVKEVRRQLAISQEDLARELGVSYATVNRWENGQAKPSKLARAQLDAFCDRMLKEGRLDLPNRNDG; this is translated from the coding sequence ATGAAATCCATCCACCCTGATTACCCCTTATTGGTAAAGGAGGTCCGCCGGCAACTCGCCATAAGCCAGGAGGATCTGGCCCGGGAGCTGGGCGTGAGCTATGCCACGGTCAATCGCTGGGAAAATGGGCAAGCCAAGCCTTCCAAGCTGGCTCGGGCCCAGTTGGATGCGTTTTGCGATCGGATGTTGAAAGAGGGAAGATTGGATCTGCCTAACCGGAATGATGGATAA